The following proteins are co-located in the Pelecanus crispus isolate bPelCri1 chromosome 5, bPelCri1.pri, whole genome shotgun sequence genome:
- the EFCAB14 gene encoding EF-hand calcium-binding domain-containing protein 14, whose translation MKKRKELNALIGLAADGRRKKPAKKGSGHRLLRTEPPASDSESSSEEDEFAAAGARGRCGKGDYLRCCKFCYPLCAFVILAACVVACVGLVWMQVALKEDLDAIKEKFRTMESNQKTSFQEIPKLSEDLVQNQKQLEQIETGELGLNKIWINITEINKQISLLTSTVNHLKNNIKSASDLIYLPLTVEKLQKTVANIGSTLTSVSHDVENIQTAIEEYKKSIEILQNGVKELKQISSLPSTVAPRTERNQTENCKQESQSLHAALEELNNTAVAYQKLNDIKLLNVDSSIGNLSRRVMLLENSPLAVNNLDKSENLSTSVGNDATTSLKVENEDQLDNETHSDKDLKETGTRDSQVSKLREKLQMINAFTSKPENDGSIETSKNVDSSLSTTAKPTDLSRLASRSANDNAEGNRQLRHLSLPGISSIEDLQNLFAKAIEDGDGKLSYEDLQKLLGSTAQEPQSFKKFDTDGDEKYSLQELRLALGV comes from the exons ATGAAGAAGCGGAAGGAGCTGAACGCCCTCATCGGCCTGGCCGCCGACGGCCGCAGGAAGAAGCCCGCCAAGAAGGGCTCGGGCCACCGGCTGCTGCGCACCGAGCCGCCCGCCTCCGACTCCGAGTCCAGCTCCGAGGAGGACGAGttcgcggcggcgggggcgcggggccgctGCGGCAA GGGAGACTATCTGCGATGCTGCAAATTCTGTTACCCATTATGTGCGTTTGTCATTCTTGCCGCTTGTGTGGTAGCGTGCGTTGGCTTAGTCTGGATGCAGGTGGCTCTCAAGGAGGATCTGGATGCAATAAAGGAGAAGTTTCGAACTA tgGAATCTAATCAAAAGACATCATTCCAAGAAATTCCTAAACTGAGTGAAGATTTGGTGCAGAACCAAAAGCAACTAGAACAAATTGAGACTGGAGAACTGGGGCTAAATAAAATTTGGATAAATATCACAGAGATCAATAAACAG ATATCACTATTGACCTCAACAGTAAATCATCTCAAAAACAACATAAAGTCTGCTTCTGATCTGATTTATCTTCCTCTCACAGTAGAGAAGCTTCAGAAG ACTGTAGCGAACATAGGGAGCACTCTTACCAGTGTTTCTCATGATGTTGAAAATATACAGACAGCTATTGAAGAATACAAGAAATCCATAGAAATACTCCAGAATGGTGTG aAGGAATTAAAACAGATATCTTCACTTCCCTCCACTGTTGCGCCAAGGACTGAGAGAAATCAGACAGAAAATTGTAAACag GAAAGCCAGTCGCTGCATGCAGCTTTGGAGGAGCTAAATAATACTGCAGTGGCGTATCAGAAGTTGAATGACATCAAGCTTCTAAATGTGGATTCAAGCATTGGTAACCTTAGCCGGAGGGTTATGCTGTTAGAAAACTCCCCCCTTGCTGTGAATAATCTGGACAAAAGTGAGAACTTGTCTACCAGTGTG GGGAATGATGCAACTACCTCTCTAAAAGTGGAAAATGAAGATCAACTAGATAATGAAACTCATTCAGATAAAGACCTGAAG GAAACAGGAACTAGAGATTCTCAGGTATCAAAACTAAGAGAGAAGCTTCAGATGATCAATGCTTTCACAAGCAAGCCAGAAAACGATGGATCCATTGAGACATCAAAGAATG TTGACAGTAGTCTGAGTACTACAGCAAAGCCCACAGACCTTTCAAGGCTGGCTTCAAGGTCAGCTAATGATAACGCAGAGGGTAACAGACAGCTGAGACATCTGTCCTTACCAGGAATTTCCAGCATCGAAG atcTTCAGAATTTGTTTGCAAAAGCAATTGAAGATGGTGATGGAAAACTATCTTATGAAGATCTTCAAAAGCTGCTTGGCTCTACAGCCCAGGAGCCACAGAGCTTTAAGAAATTTGACACAGATGGAGATGAGAAATACTCATTGCAAGAACTGAGATTAGCTCTAGGTGTATAG